The Laspinema palackyanum D2c nucleotide sequence TTCCTGTCTTTTGTATCCAGGCAATACTTCTACAAGCCTTATCACATCAGCATTCCGCTTTTTTTCAGCAAGCCCTAGCTAGAGTTCAAACCCAACTGAATGTAAAAACGCTCCAACAGCAATTAAAACTTAAAAATGAAGAATTGCAGGGAACGATAACTGGACTCAAAAAAGCTCAAGCGGATTTGGAAGCATCCCAAAGCGAACTACTGGCCCTCATTAAAAGCATGAATGAATTAATTTATGTCTTAGATGCTCAGGGACGGTATCTAAAAATTGCAAACACCAATACTAAGCTCCTTTCGGAACCGGCGGAAGATATCCTTGGTAAAACAATCTATGATGTATTTCCCGAAAAAACGGCTCAGTTATTATTAGTAGAAATTAGAGAATCGTTAGCTCGCCAAGAGACCCGGGAAGTCGAATATAGTTTCCCCCTCGGCCTAACTAAAATAGAGGTATCAGCAAGCCTTTCTCCCATTTCCTTGAACTCCGTGCTCTGTGTCGTCCGAGATATCAGCGATCGCAAGCGCCGAGAAGAAGCCCTCCGCCTCATGGTTGAAGGTACTGCCTCCAAAACTGGACAAGAATTTTTCCAGTCTTGCGTTCAATATTTGGCGGAAATCCTGGGAATTCGCTATGCCTTTATTACCGAATGTGCAAACCCTCAAAAAACCCGAGTTCGGATGTTATCGTTTTGGAAAGACCAAAACTTTTCGGAAAACTTAGAATATGATTTAGCCGGAACCCCCTGCGATGAAGTGATTACCAACGGACAATATTATTGCTATCCAGACAACATTATTGCTCGGTTTCCCGATGATGCCGATTTAGTAGATTTAAAAGCGCGCAGCTATGCCGGAATCCCTTTAATTGGCACCACAGGGGATGTAATTGGTCATATTGCCGTGTTAGATACCCACCCCATGATTGATGACCAAACCCGCAAGCTCGTCTTGAAAATTTTTGCAGCGAGGGCCGGGGCTGAATTAGAGCGAAAAATCACCGATATTGCCTTGCAAAAAAGTCAAGAACAAACCGAAAACTTGTTATTAAATATATTACCCAACACCATTGCAGACCGCTTGAAAACCGACACAAGCGCCATTGCCGAACAATTTGAAGACGTCACCATTTTATTTTCCGATATTGTCGGATTCACCCCCCTTTCGGCCCAAATGCAACCCACGGAATTAGTAGACTTACTCAATGAAATTTTCTCCACCTTTGATACCCTCAGCGACAAACTGGGGTTAGAGAAAATTAAAACCATAGGCGATGCCTATATGGTAGTCGGTGGATTACCCGTTAAACACCCCAATTCTGCCGAG carries:
- a CDS encoding adenylate/guanylate cyclase domain-containing protein, which produces PVFCIQAILLQALSHQHSAFFQQALARVQTQLNVKTLQQQLKLKNEELQGTITGLKKAQADLEASQSELLALIKSMNELIYVLDAQGRYLKIANTNTKLLSEPAEDILGKTIYDVFPEKTAQLLLVEIRESLARQETREVEYSFPLGLTKIEVSASLSPISLNSVLCVVRDISDRKRREEALRLMVEGTASKTGQEFFQSCVQYLAEILGIRYAFITECANPQKTRVRMLSFWKDQNFSENLEYDLAGTPCDEVITNGQYYCYPDNIIARFPDDADLVDLKARSYAGIPLIGTTGDVIGHIAVLDTHPMIDDQTRKLVLKIFAARAGAELERKITDIALQKSQEQTENLLLNILPNTIADRLKTDTSAIAEQFEDVTILFSDIVGFTPLSAQMQPTELVDLLNEIFSTFDTLSDKLGLEKIKTIGDAYMVVGGLPVKHPNSAEAIAQMALEMQSSIAQFQSHYSSTLQIRIGINTGPVVAGVIGVKKFSYDLWGDAVNVASPMESSGLPGKIQVTETVYERLKHQFHFEQRGLVEVKGRGEMMTYWLVG